In one Castor canadensis chromosome 15, mCasCan1.hap1v2, whole genome shotgun sequence genomic region, the following are encoded:
- the Pgbd2 gene encoding piggyBac transposable element-derived protein 2, which yields MASASRGVTVGRGARSKMKSAKLLEVLNSLEEEESGNNREEIFIAPPDNAAGDFTDEDSGDEDGQRGAQLPGRVLHALVVSEDSGTGEDNDDLELQPAKKRQKSAVEPQRIWTKRDIRPDFGSWTASDPHIEDLKSQELSPVGLFELFFDEGTINFIVNETNRYAWQKNVNLGLTVQELKCVLGILILSGYISYPRRRMFWETSPDSHHHLVADAIRRDRFELIFSYLHFADNNELDESDRFAKVRPLIIRMNCNFQKHAPLEEFYSFGESMCEYFGHRGSKQLQSGKPIRLGYKIWCGTTSRGYLVWFEPSQGTLFTKPDRGLDLGGSMVIKFVDALQERGFLPYHIFFDKVFTSVKLMSILRKKGVKATGTVCEYRTERCPLKDPKELRKMKRGSFDYKVDESEEIIVCRWHDSSVVNICSNAVGIEPVRLTSRHLGAAKIRTQVYQPSLVKLYQEKVGGVGRMDQNIAKYKVKIRGMKWYSSFIGYVIDAALNNAWQLHRICCQDAQVDLLAFRRYIACVYLESNADTSSQGRRGRRLETESRFDMIGHWIVHQDKRTRCALCHSQTNTRCEKCQKGVHAKCFREYHIR from the exons ATGGCTTCGGCCTCAAG AGGTGTCACTGTTGGGAGAGGTGCCCGCTCAAAGATGAAGTCTGCAAAGCTGCTTGAGGTTCTGAATTCTCTAGAGGAGGAAGAGTCCGGCAACAACAGGGAGGAGATTTTCATCGCACCACCTGATAATGCTGCAGGGGATTTCACCGATGAGGACTCAGGTGATGAAGATGGCCAGCGAGGTGCTCAGCTCCCTGGTAGGGTGCTGCATGCTTTGGTTGTGTCTGAGGACTCTGGCACCGGGGAGGATAATGATGATTTGGAGCTGCAGCCAGCCAAGAAGAGGCAGAAGTCAGCAGTGGAACCTCAGCGCATTTGGACTAAAAGAGATATTCGACCAGATTTTGGCAGCTGGACAGCATCAGATCCTCATATTGAGGATCTCAAAAGCCAAGAACTGAGTCCTGTAGGCCTCTTTGAATTGTTTTTCGATGAAGGAACAATTAATTTCATTGTTAATGAAACCAACCGTTATGCGTGGCAGAAAAACGTCAACCTGGGTCTCACAGTCCAGGAATTGAAGTGTGTTTTGGGCATTTTGATTTTAAGTGGGTATATCTCCTATCCAAGGAGAAGGATGTTTTGGGAAACCTCTCCTGACTCACACCACCATCTTGTGGCTGATGCAATTAGAAGGGACCGATTTGAACTGATTTTCTCATACCTGCATTTTGCAGATAACAATGAACTTGATGAAAGCGATAGGTTTGCCAAGGTCAGGCCTCTCATTATCCGGATGAACTGCAACTTCCAGAAACATGCACCCTTAGAAGAGTTCTACAGCTTTGGTGAGTCTATGTGTGAGTACTTTGGTCACAGGGGGTCCAAGCAGCTGCAATCAGGGAAGCCCATACGGCTCGGCTACAAAATCTGGTGTGGGACAACTAGCAGAGGCTACTTGGTTTGGTTTGAACCCTCACAGGGCACACTGTTCACCAAGCCAGACAGGGGCTTGGATCTAGGAGGCAGCATGGTAATAAAATTTGTGGATGCACTTCAGGAGCGTGGTTTTCTACCATACCACATATTTTTTGACAAGGTCTTTACAAGTGTCAAGCTGATGTCTATTTTGAGGAAAAAGGGGGTAAAGGCCACAGGAACTGTTTGTGAGTACAGAACTGAGCGATGTCCCCTCAAAGATCCCAAAGaactgagaaaaatgaagaggGGTTCATTTGATTATAAAGTTGATGAGAGTGAGGAAATCATTGTGTGCCGCTGGCATGATAGCAGTGTGGTCAACATCTGCTCCAATGCTGTAGGCATAGAGCCCGTGAGGCTAACCAGCCGTCACTTGGGAGCAGCCAAAATACGGACTCAGGTCTACCAGCCATCATTGGTGAAGCTGTATCAGGAGAAGGTGGGAGGTGTTGGGCGGATGGACCAGAATATCGCGAAGTACAAGGTGAAGATTCGGGGCATGAAGTGGTACTCAAGCTTCATTGGCTATGTCATTGATGCCGCCCTCAACAATGCATGGCAGCTGCACAGGATCTGCTGCCAAGATGCACAGGTGGACCTCCTTGCTTTCCGGAGATATATCGCCTGTGTGTATCTGGAGAGCAATGCTGACACATCCTCACAAGGGAGGCGAGGTAGACGGTTGGAAACTGAGAGCCGCTTTGATATGATTGGGCACTGGATTGTCCACCAGGACAAGAGGACCCGGTGCGCCCTCTGTCACTCACAAACGAACACCCGTTGTGAGAAATGCCAGAAGGGTGTCCATGCCAAGTGCTTCAGGGAGTACCATATTCGGTGA